The Candidatus Uhrbacteria bacterium genome has a segment encoding these proteins:
- a CDS encoding DUF4012 domain-containing protein → MPRSKRQPKNQRPEWRVMNERSRLESQLANVVEHVEVDSASVSMSVETEIIKSSVQETAPLQNPILDLDIALVQKIVRVSHAKRLEVRQGDHSASAHVLPVVRPARAHKPELHQPVMAEIHKWSAPYDAPVSLDALAAAASDLSLVQPDPHWYVEQYTPGEAETAFQERYRWWNRIRAPFITWEHADLGEAKPRPVQVAEKKPSIAQEIVAFEHKVEDAVEEIREDVEQVITNTEQAWGAPVLVPRLAPLRVVAGFLGLALFVSLPAGAVSLGRSLSASWTSIEGNSRAAIDEAKAMEWGNAAASLAESDRALNRVNVLAVAVSQALPQTRDAYASARALVASGQKAAEAAGMLAKGADKAKDGMIRYPVERIRLMQTYIEAAAPLLEDAVSSMSRVKLESLPADVRPQAEEAQELLSKVQTGLRELRVLSAFAAAAVGEESQRRYLIVFQNPAELRPTGGFMGSYAEVVFDRGEIKSLSVPGGGPYDLQGQLKARVRAPGPMRLIADHWEFQDANWFPDFAASAQKINWFWSQAGQPTLDGILTVNARLVVNLLKITGPIEMPEYGKVITSENFMQEAQLAVEVEYDREENKPKKFIGDLMAKLLERISKASNEQWIDIAKLGTDALVEKDIQAWFTRDNEQELSDRFGWSSRLKTVPGDSLAVVNTNIGGQKSDLLIDEKVEHAATIAPDGSITDKVTITRTHRGQKGQIFHGANNVTYLRVYVPQGSELIAASGFNPPAQNLFETPLPTDPEDQDVVANESRPRIGPGNVRITDEFGRTAFGGWIQLEPGETEVTEIANRLQEGVGRASSARRPAYVLQLTSQSGKPERVIKSSVALPAEWQVSWANNNQPTIGYDGLWNRDTVVAGLLQTP, encoded by the coding sequence ATGCCGCGCTCCAAGCGACAACCTAAAAACCAAAGACCCGAGTGGCGCGTCATGAACGAGCGCTCGCGTCTGGAGAGTCAGCTCGCCAACGTGGTCGAGCATGTCGAGGTTGATTCGGCATCGGTTTCAATGTCGGTAGAAACGGAAATAATTAAATCCAGCGTCCAGGAAACAGCGCCACTGCAAAATCCGATTCTCGATTTGGACATCGCGCTTGTCCAAAAAATTGTACGTGTCTCGCACGCCAAGCGTTTGGAAGTCCGACAAGGGGATCACAGCGCAAGCGCACATGTTTTGCCGGTTGTCCGCCCGGCTCGCGCTCACAAGCCGGAACTGCATCAGCCAGTCATGGCAGAGATTCACAAGTGGAGCGCTCCCTACGACGCACCCGTCTCCCTCGACGCGCTCGCCGCCGCCGCATCCGACTTGTCTTTGGTTCAGCCCGACCCGCACTGGTACGTCGAGCAATACACGCCAGGCGAGGCCGAGACAGCTTTTCAGGAACGCTATCGCTGGTGGAACAGAATTCGCGCGCCTTTCATTACCTGGGAACATGCGGATTTGGGTGAAGCTAAGCCTCGACCAGTCCAAGTCGCGGAGAAAAAGCCTTCCATCGCTCAAGAAATCGTCGCTTTTGAACATAAGGTCGAGGATGCTGTTGAAGAAATCCGTGAAGACGTCGAGCAGGTCATTACCAACACCGAGCAAGCTTGGGGTGCACCTGTTTTGGTGCCGCGTTTGGCGCCTTTGCGTGTCGTTGCCGGTTTTCTGGGTCTCGCACTCTTTGTTTCATTGCCAGCCGGAGCCGTCTCTCTCGGACGTTCGCTTTCTGCATCTTGGACATCGATTGAAGGCAATAGCCGCGCCGCTATCGATGAAGCAAAAGCGATGGAATGGGGGAATGCCGCTGCTTCTCTCGCTGAAAGCGACCGCGCATTGAATCGCGTTAACGTACTCGCGGTTGCTGTTTCTCAAGCGCTCCCGCAAACACGCGATGCCTACGCTTCAGCCCGCGCGCTCGTTGCCTCCGGACAAAAAGCTGCAGAAGCCGCCGGCATGCTCGCCAAAGGCGCGGACAAGGCAAAAGACGGAATGATCCGCTACCCGGTAGAACGCATCCGTCTCATGCAGACGTATATCGAAGCCGCCGCTCCGCTTTTGGAAGACGCGGTTAGCTCGATGTCGCGCGTGAAGTTGGAATCGTTGCCGGCCGATGTTCGTCCGCAAGCAGAAGAAGCGCAGGAACTGCTTTCCAAAGTACAAACCGGTTTGCGTGAATTACGCGTTCTCTCGGCTTTCGCTGCCGCCGCAGTCGGAGAAGAATCGCAGCGCCGATACCTCATTGTCTTTCAAAACCCAGCTGAGCTCCGTCCAACCGGCGGTTTCATGGGTTCGTACGCAGAAGTCGTGTTTGATCGCGGAGAAATCAAATCGCTTTCCGTACCAGGTGGCGGCCCTTACGACCTTCAAGGTCAGCTCAAAGCTCGTGTCCGTGCGCCAGGCCCGATGCGCCTCATTGCCGATCACTGGGAATTCCAAGACGCCAACTGGTTTCCGGATTTCGCCGCCTCGGCCCAAAAAATCAACTGGTTCTGGAGCCAAGCCGGCCAGCCGACGCTCGATGGCATTCTCACGGTCAACGCTCGCCTTGTTGTAAACCTGCTCAAAATTACGGGTCCGATTGAAATGCCGGAATACGGCAAAGTCATCACCTCGGAAAACTTCATGCAGGAAGCCCAGCTCGCCGTTGAGGTCGAGTATGATCGCGAGGAAAATAAACCAAAAAAATTCATTGGCGATTTGATGGCAAAATTGCTCGAGCGCATCAGCAAAGCGTCCAATGAGCAATGGATCGATATTGCAAAACTCGGAACGGATGCCTTGGTTGAAAAAGATATTCAAGCTTGGTTCACGCGCGACAATGAGCAAGAGCTCTCCGACCGCTTTGGCTGGTCGAGCCGTCTCAAAACGGTTCCTGGCGATAGTCTTGCCGTCGTAAATACCAACATCGGCGGACAAAAATCCGATCTATTGATCGATGAAAAAGTCGAGCACGCCGCAACCATCGCTCCGGACGGCTCCATCACCGATAAAGTCACCATCACGCGCACGCATCGCGGACAAAAAGGACAGATTTTCCATGGCGCTAACAATGTCACCTATCTGCGCGTGTATGTTCCGCAGGGAAGCGAGCTCATCGCCGCTTCAGGTTTCAATCCGCCTGCACAAAACCTGTTTGAAACCCCGCTGCCAACCGATCCGGAAGACCAAGATGTGGTCGCAAATGAATCGCGTCCCCGCATTGGCCCTGGCAATGTCCGCATCACCGATGAATTTGGCCGCACGGCATTTGGCGGATGGATTCAGCTCGAGCCGGGCGAGACAGAAGTCACGGAAATCGCCAACCGATTACAAGAGGGTGTTGGTCGAGCTTCCAGCGCCCGCAGACCGGCTTACGTTCTCCAGCTCACGAGTCAATCGGGTAAGCCTGAGCGTGTTATTAAGTCTTCCGTTGCCTTACCGGCCGAGTGGCAAGTTTCTTGGGCTAACAACAATCAGCCAACGATCGGTTATGATGGGCTCTGGAACCGCGATACGGTTGTCGCCGGATTATTACAAACGCCATGA
- a CDS encoding glycosyltransferase family 4 protein, with protein MRLVVDARMMGAGKTRGIGRYIKEITDHIRPKLTQNDELVLLESSITWYGLAEQLRFPSVIRAAKPDLLWVPHWNVPLLYRGPLAITIHDLLLRHQPASAKASTRGPIISWLKRLGHRIVLSNAIHRASIILVPTQAVADDIKKYYPSAYKNVVVTGEGLSAVVSDQVSGVSTDHWPLKTENYLLYVGSAYPHKRLDLLIDSWSIISKKHPQLSLVITGKDDVFLSRIKSQVQNNGVKNVLFVGSPDDQELATLYSNASAFVFPTSFEGFGLPPIEALSAGTPVIASDIPVLREVLPSEGVFFFKSGDKDGMITAIESCLADLPKAKSEAHQGGQEVRRRHRWEDAAGKTLAALRSIAHHH; from the coding sequence ATGCGACTCGTTGTCGACGCCAGAATGATGGGAGCCGGGAAAACCCGCGGTATTGGACGTTATATAAAGGAGATAACCGACCACATCCGCCCAAAACTGACACAAAACGATGAACTCGTGCTGCTGGAATCCTCAATTACTTGGTACGGCTTAGCCGAACAGCTCCGTTTTCCTTCAGTTATCCGCGCCGCCAAACCCGACCTCCTCTGGGTTCCGCACTGGAATGTCCCGCTTCTCTATCGAGGCCCGCTCGCCATCACCATCCATGATCTTCTTTTGCGGCATCAACCCGCGAGCGCCAAAGCTTCCACGCGTGGTCCGATCATTTCTTGGTTAAAGCGGCTCGGTCATCGCATCGTTCTATCAAACGCGATTCATCGCGCTTCAATCATCCTCGTCCCCACGCAAGCGGTTGCCGATGATATAAAAAAATATTACCCATCAGCATACAAGAACGTTGTTGTAACAGGGGAAGGACTAAGTGCAGTGGTCAGTGATCAGGTGTCAGGTGTCAGTACTGACCACTGGCCACTAAAAACTGAAAACTATCTTCTCTACGTCGGTTCCGCATATCCGCACAAACGTCTCGATCTGCTCATTGATAGCTGGTCGATCATTTCAAAAAAACATCCGCAGCTCTCGCTTGTCATCACCGGCAAGGACGATGTATTTCTCTCACGTATCAAATCCCAGGTCCAAAATAATGGCGTCAAGAATGTACTCTTTGTCGGTTCGCCTGACGACCAAGAGCTCGCAACGCTCTATTCCAACGCTTCCGCCTTTGTCTTCCCGACCTCGTTTGAAGGTTTTGGCCTACCGCCAATCGAGGCGCTTTCAGCCGGAACGCCAGTCATCGCCTCGGATATTCCGGTGCTGCGGGAAGTCCTACCCTCGGAAGGCGTTTTCTTCTTCAAGTCTGGCGATAAAGATGGTATGATTACGGCGATCGAAAGCTGCCTAGCCGACCTCCCAAAAGCCAAGTCGGAAGCCCACCAAGGAGGCCAGGAAGTACGCCGTCGCCATCGCTGGGAAGACGCGGCAGGCAAGACGCTCGCCGCACTCCGCTCCATCGCACACCATCATTGA
- a CDS encoding methyltransferase domain-containing protein, whose protein sequence is MPAKGGASFVTTVDLSESALELAQQNLKANGFDPEDESQFLLLEADVMDLIRERELAGAPYDLIVCDPPAFAKTGTQSENALDAYTKLNMECLMRLGQGGILVTSSCSGRVTPDEFKSMLRIAAGRAGRDVRLIAELGHDIDHAERIAFPEGRYLKTLVVEVTNIIK, encoded by the coding sequence ATGCCGGCCAAAGGCGGTGCGAGTTTTGTGACGACGGTTGATTTGTCAGAATCGGCGTTGGAACTTGCGCAGCAAAACTTGAAAGCGAATGGATTTGATCCAGAAGATGAAAGCCAATTCCTTTTGCTCGAGGCCGATGTGATGGATTTGATTCGCGAACGCGAACTTGCTGGCGCACCCTATGATTTGATCGTGTGTGATCCGCCGGCTTTTGCAAAAACGGGCACGCAATCCGAGAACGCGCTCGATGCGTACACAAAACTCAATATGGAATGCTTGATGCGTCTTGGCCAAGGCGGCATTCTCGTGACGAGCTCTTGTTCCGGACGCGTGACTCCTGATGAATTCAAGTCGATGCTGCGTATTGCCGCAGGACGGGCTGGCCGCGATGTGCGATTGATTGCGGAACTTGGACATGACATCGATCATGCCGAGCGCATCGCGTTTCCGGAGGGTCGCTATCTGAAGACATTGGTTGTCGAGGTGACGAACATCATCAAATAA